A single genomic interval of Microbulbifer variabilis harbors:
- a CDS encoding alkaline phosphatase D family protein, translated as MSLSRRRFLQFSGAGLASLPLLKAYGAGLQPFQHGVASGDPLADRVILWTRITPSDDPAFQSMVPYSWQIALDPEMAMVVNSGSGLTGPEVDYTIKVDASGLQAGTSYYYRFYSNDIDSPIGRTRTLPTGHVERLRFAVTSCSNYPMGYFNVYREIALRADLDVVLHLGDYIYEYGPGGFGTGSGLGREPIPAKEMVDIQDYRQRYAQYRSDPDLQEVHRQHPFICVWDDHETTNNAWAGGAENHNPQDGEGEWAVRRSVANQAYFEWMPIRDNGILDLFGDKAIYRSFRFGNLMDLMMLDTRIAARDEQANWFDQKTADNPDRSILGAQQEQWLHSGLTQSQADGVRWRVLGQQVMMAQLTLAKDLSINMDQWDGYTASRERLFDHISNHNIDNFVVLTGDIHSSWAWDLASNPFNILEYGRLTGRGALGGEFVTPGVTSSFLDKSHLTDVAAIAMDGLIPHLKWVDVTQRGYLLMDVSHSRTKAHWYHVDTVTSKSYNTNLARIYKQKAGVNHIQRAWSESSAPAEVPAPAPGYATLARNAIAALRSRYQV; from the coding sequence ATGTCACTATCCCGGAGGCGGTTTTTACAATTTTCCGGCGCCGGCCTGGCATCGCTGCCACTACTGAAAGCCTATGGTGCTGGCCTGCAGCCATTCCAACACGGCGTAGCCAGCGGAGATCCCCTAGCGGATCGCGTTATTCTCTGGACCAGGATCACCCCCTCCGATGATCCCGCCTTCCAGTCCATGGTGCCCTATAGCTGGCAGATCGCACTGGACCCGGAAATGGCCATGGTGGTTAACAGCGGCAGTGGTCTCACCGGCCCAGAAGTGGATTACACCATCAAGGTGGACGCATCAGGACTACAGGCAGGCACTAGTTACTACTACCGTTTCTACTCCAACGATATCGATTCACCGATCGGCCGCACCCGCACCCTGCCCACCGGCCATGTGGAGCGCCTGCGCTTCGCCGTTACCAGCTGCTCCAATTACCCGATGGGCTACTTCAATGTGTATCGCGAGATCGCCCTGCGCGCCGATCTGGATGTAGTACTGCACCTGGGAGACTACATCTATGAATATGGTCCCGGTGGTTTTGGCACCGGTAGTGGCCTCGGACGCGAGCCAATTCCCGCCAAGGAAATGGTGGATATTCAGGACTATCGCCAGCGCTACGCACAATATCGCTCAGACCCCGATCTACAGGAAGTCCACCGCCAGCACCCGTTTATTTGCGTATGGGACGACCACGAAACCACCAACAATGCCTGGGCCGGTGGTGCGGAGAACCACAACCCCCAAGACGGCGAAGGCGAATGGGCGGTGCGCCGCTCTGTGGCAAACCAGGCCTACTTTGAATGGATGCCAATCCGCGATAACGGCATCCTCGATTTATTTGGTGACAAGGCCATTTACCGCAGCTTCCGCTTTGGCAACCTGATGGATTTGATGATGCTGGATACGCGAATTGCCGCGCGTGACGAGCAGGCCAATTGGTTCGACCAGAAGACCGCCGATAATCCCGATCGCAGTATCCTCGGCGCACAACAGGAGCAATGGCTGCACAGCGGCCTGACGCAATCCCAAGCGGACGGTGTGCGCTGGCGGGTACTGGGGCAGCAAGTGATGATGGCGCAACTGACTCTGGCCAAAGATCTGTCGATCAATATGGACCAATGGGATGGTTACACCGCCTCCCGCGAGCGCCTCTTCGATCACATCAGCAACCACAATATCGACAATTTTGTCGTGCTCACCGGAGATATCCACAGCTCCTGGGCCTGGGACCTGGCCAGCAATCCATTCAATATTCTCGAGTACGGCCGCCTAACCGGCCGCGGTGCCCTGGGCGGCGAGTTTGTCACCCCGGGAGTAACCTCCAGCTTCCTGGACAAGTCCCATTTAACTGATGTAGCCGCCATCGCCATGGATGGACTGATTCCTCATCTGAAGTGGGTTGACGTAACCCAGCGCGGCTACCTGCTGATGGATGTATCCCACTCTCGCACCAAAGCCCACTGGTACCATGTGGATACTGTCACCAGTAAGAGTTACAACACCAACCTGGCGCGAATCTATAAGCAAAAGGCCGGCGTCAACCACATACAAAGAGCCTGGAGTGAGAGTAGTGCTCCCGCTGAAGTGCCTGCACCGGCTCCAGGCTATGCCACTCTGGCGCGCAACGCCATTGCCGCCCTGCGCAGCCGCTATCAGGTTTAA
- a CDS encoding M1 family metallopeptidase, producing MLPRLLCTSLIVGGLAVASGCSKNEPTKVEADSADTSVKVAAVIEKKSVAEKAPQSGVDYHSFANSNDYQVQHLDLDLTVDFSRKVLEGEAKLDFKRLNDKNLPMVLDTRELEVVSVSANGAPVKFSMGEKDSHLGTPLNIELPEDADSITIRYRTVPGASGVQWLEPQQTAGKKHPFLFTQAQAIHARSFIPLQDSPKVRLTYNATVRTPKELRAVMSANNDPQAAKDGVYDFEMPQRIPSYLIALAVGDLQFKPLGERTGVYAEPSMLESAAAEFADTESMLEVTEKAYGPYHWDRYDLLILPPSFPFGGMENPRLSFITPTVIAGDKSLVALIAHELAHSWSGNLVTNASWRDLWLNEGFTTYLTNRIMQFVYGDERYQMEMALGYDDLQADLADKEPRDEIMAIDLRGRDPDEVFSNIPYEKGSLFLYELEQNVGREAFDRFLMEYFNHFSFQSITTEDFVKYLDKTLLVEHADKLDRERIHQWIFEPGIPEGAPHPQSDAFSKLDPVRQQWLDGKLVAKDIDTKGWTFHQWKYFLDGMPEKLTETQLKELDSAFGLTQSRNNEVAFSWLMIAVRNDYEPAFNRLENFLTSIGRNKFLRPLYRNMVETGKQDVAARIFERAKEGYHPLTVKVNSLVIYGKKEG from the coding sequence ATGTTGCCCCGTTTACTATGCACCAGCCTGATCGTCGGCGGCCTCGCCGTAGCCTCAGGTTGTTCCAAGAATGAACCGACCAAGGTCGAAGCTGACAGCGCCGATACGTCGGTAAAAGTGGCTGCGGTGATCGAGAAGAAAAGCGTTGCAGAAAAGGCGCCGCAATCCGGTGTGGATTATCACTCCTTCGCCAATAGCAATGACTACCAGGTGCAGCACCTGGATCTGGACCTGACTGTCGACTTCTCTCGGAAGGTACTTGAGGGCGAAGCCAAGCTGGACTTCAAACGCCTCAACGATAAGAACCTGCCGATGGTGCTCGATACCCGCGAGCTGGAAGTGGTTTCTGTATCGGCTAATGGCGCGCCGGTGAAGTTCTCCATGGGTGAGAAAGACAGCCACCTGGGCACTCCGCTGAATATCGAGCTGCCGGAAGATGCCGACAGCATTACTATCCGCTACCGCACAGTGCCGGGCGCCTCTGGCGTTCAGTGGCTGGAACCGCAGCAGACCGCGGGTAAAAAGCATCCGTTCCTGTTTACCCAGGCCCAGGCGATTCACGCGCGCAGCTTTATCCCGCTGCAGGATTCCCCGAAAGTTCGTCTCACCTACAACGCTACCGTTCGCACCCCGAAAGAACTGCGTGCGGTAATGAGTGCGAACAACGATCCGCAGGCGGCCAAAGATGGCGTTTACGATTTTGAAATGCCCCAGCGCATTCCCTCTTACCTGATTGCCCTGGCAGTAGGCGACCTGCAGTTTAAGCCCTTGGGTGAGCGCACCGGTGTTTACGCCGAGCCTTCCATGCTGGAATCTGCAGCGGCGGAGTTTGCCGATACCGAATCCATGCTGGAAGTGACCGAAAAGGCGTATGGCCCCTACCACTGGGACCGCTACGATCTGCTGATTCTGCCGCCCAGCTTCCCCTTCGGCGGTATGGAAAACCCGCGCCTGAGCTTTATCACTCCGACGGTGATTGCCGGCGATAAGAGCCTGGTAGCCCTGATTGCCCACGAATTGGCCCACTCCTGGTCCGGCAACCTGGTGACCAATGCCAGCTGGCGCGACCTGTGGCTGAATGAAGGCTTCACCACCTACCTGACCAACCGCATCATGCAGTTCGTCTACGGCGATGAGCGCTATCAGATGGAAATGGCCCTGGGTTATGACGACCTGCAGGCGGATCTGGCCGATAAAGAGCCCCGCGATGAGATTATGGCGATCGACCTGCGCGGCCGTGATCCCGATGAAGTCTTCTCCAATATCCCCTATGAAAAAGGCTCTCTGTTCCTGTACGAATTGGAACAGAACGTGGGCCGCGAAGCTTTCGACCGCTTCCTGATGGAGTACTTCAACCACTTCTCCTTCCAGAGCATTACCACCGAGGATTTCGTTAAGTACCTCGACAAGACCTTGTTGGTTGAGCACGCCGATAAGTTGGATCGCGAGCGCATTCACCAGTGGATTTTCGAGCCGGGTATTCCTGAAGGTGCGCCGCACCCGCAGTCCGATGCCTTCAGCAAGTTGGACCCAGTGCGTCAGCAGTGGTTGGACGGCAAATTGGTAGCGAAGGATATCGACACCAAGGGCTGGACCTTCCACCAGTGGAAGTACTTCCTCGACGGTATGCCGGAAAAGTTGACTGAAACGCAATTGAAGGAACTGGACAGCGCCTTTGGCCTGACCCAATCCCGCAATAACGAAGTGGCCTTTAGCTGGCTGATGATTGCCGTGCGCAACGACTACGAGCCGGCATTCAATCGCCTGGAAAACTTCCTCACCAGCATCGGCCGCAACAAGTTCCTGCGCCCGCTATACCGCAATATGGTTGAAACCGGCAAACAGGATGTGGCAGCGCGTATTTTTGAACGCGCCAAGGAGGGGTATCACCCGCTGACGGTAAAAGTGAACAGCCTGGTAATCTACGGTAAAAAAGAAGGTTAG
- the serB gene encoding phosphoserine phosphatase SerB → MRRLLNKLGTFAMGVETKAQEFHLPLAQITQSRFDCSVRYLTYSGGHALLGLEYDNTAPFLDAVSCQLNLPSVIPSDVQSPWCLTFLSPAATLSQLQRLLNFCAEQHWHIDVIDTLAHRHECTVIRFQFSAELEFSPARFACLQLAEVIGADLVLQEGTSQRVPALAGFDMDSTLIDAEVIDELAKITGIGDQVAAITAAAMRGELDFRDSFKKRMALLKGFSEQRLAEIAKQLPLKDGAQNLLHCLRKLGCKTVILSGGFTYFANFLQRERLAVDLIYANELEFAEGALTGEVIEPIVDGMRKRLLLGETAKEMGVPLEKVVAVGDGANDIPMLNLGALGIAIHPKPKVRREAPQAITLFGLDAALYLFGLNDQQIAELGQPS, encoded by the coding sequence ATGCGTCGCTTATTGAATAAATTGGGGACCTTCGCTATGGGCGTCGAGACTAAAGCACAAGAATTTCATCTGCCCCTGGCGCAAATTACCCAGTCACGCTTCGACTGTTCTGTGCGCTACCTCACCTATAGCGGCGGCCATGCACTGCTGGGGTTGGAATACGACAATACAGCCCCCTTTTTGGACGCCGTCAGTTGCCAATTGAATTTACCCAGCGTGATACCATCAGACGTGCAATCGCCCTGGTGCCTGACCTTCCTAAGCCCAGCAGCCACCCTGTCACAACTGCAGCGCCTGCTGAATTTTTGTGCTGAACAACACTGGCATATCGATGTCATCGACACCCTAGCCCACCGGCACGAGTGCACGGTCATCCGCTTTCAGTTCAGCGCTGAACTGGAGTTTTCCCCGGCACGTTTTGCCTGCCTACAACTGGCCGAAGTAATTGGAGCCGATCTGGTCTTGCAGGAGGGCACCAGTCAGAGAGTACCGGCACTGGCTGGCTTCGATATGGATTCCACTCTGATCGATGCAGAGGTGATCGACGAGCTAGCCAAGATTACCGGAATCGGCGACCAGGTGGCGGCCATCACTGCGGCCGCCATGCGCGGCGAATTGGATTTTCGCGATAGTTTCAAAAAACGTATGGCGTTGCTAAAAGGTTTTTCCGAACAGCGCCTGGCAGAAATTGCCAAGCAACTGCCACTAAAAGATGGGGCGCAAAACCTGTTGCACTGCCTGCGCAAACTCGGCTGCAAAACTGTCATTTTGTCCGGCGGTTTTACCTACTTCGCCAATTTCCTACAAAGGGAACGCCTGGCTGTTGACCTGATATACGCCAATGAACTCGAGTTCGCCGAGGGCGCGCTCACCGGTGAAGTGATAGAGCCTATCGTGGACGGAATGCGCAAGCGGTTATTGCTGGGGGAAACTGCAAAGGAGATGGGAGTGCCGCTGGAAAAAGTGGTTGCCGTTGGGGATGGGGCAAACGATATCCCCATGTTGAACCTGGGTGCCCTGGGTATCGCCATACATCCGAAACCCAAAGTCCGCAGGGAGGCACCGCAAGCTATCACTCTATTTGGACTAGATGCGGCGCTTTACCTGTTCGGTCTCAACGACCAGCAAATTGCCGAATTGGGACAGCCTTCTTAA
- a CDS encoding MerR family transcriptional regulator yields MKAKASIVEPQSYSISELAREFEITTRAIRFYEDKGLLKPERHGQTRVYSPEERIRLKLILRGKRLGFSLDESREIIDMYDPAHGNVEQLQRLLERIAQKRAQLQQQLRDIESLMGELGEAEARAQAALVKSRNEESP; encoded by the coding sequence ATGAAAGCCAAAGCCAGCATCGTAGAGCCCCAGAGTTACAGCATTTCGGAGCTGGCGCGGGAGTTTGAGATAACCACCCGCGCCATCCGTTTCTATGAGGACAAGGGCCTGCTCAAACCGGAGCGGCATGGTCAGACCCGTGTCTACAGCCCTGAAGAACGTATACGGCTGAAGCTGATTTTGCGGGGCAAGCGCCTGGGTTTTTCCCTCGATGAGAGCCGCGAGATTATCGATATGTACGACCCCGCTCATGGCAATGTAGAGCAGTTACAGCGCCTGCTGGAGCGTATAGCGCAGAAGCGGGCACAGTTGCAGCAGCAGCTGCGGGATATTGAGAGCCTGATGGGGGAACTCGGTGAAGCCGAAGCCCGTGCACAAGCGGCTTTGGTAAAGAGCCGCAACGAGGAAAGCCCCTAG